The following proteins are encoded in a genomic region of Anolis carolinensis isolate JA03-04 unplaced genomic scaffold, rAnoCar3.1.pri scaffold_12, whole genome shotgun sequence:
- the mcts1 gene encoding malignant T-cell-amplified sequence 1, translated as MFKKFDEKENVSNCIQLKTSVIKGIKNQLIDQFPGIEPWLNQIMPKKDPVKIVRCHEHIEILTVNGELLFFRQREGPFYPTLRLLHKYPFILPHQQVDKGAIKFVLSGANIMCPGLTSPGAKLYPAAADTIVAIMAEGKQHALCVGVMKMSADDIEKVNKGIGIENIHYLNDGLWHMKTYK; from the exons ATGTTTAAGAA ATTTGATGAAAAGGAGAATGTGTCCAATTGTATCCAGTTGAAGACCTCTGTTATTAAAGGCATTAAGAATCAACTGATCGACCAATTTCCTGGTATTGAGCCATGGTTAAACCAAATTATGCCAAAGAAAGACCCTGTCAAGATAGTACGATG TCATGAACATATAGAAATCCTCACAGTAAATGGAGAGTTGCTGTTCTTCAGGCAAAGGGAAGGGCCTTTCTATCCCACACTGAGATTACTTCATAAAT aTCCGTTCATTCTACCACATCAGCAAGTTGATAAAGGAGCCATTAAATTTGTACTTAGTGGAGCAAATATAATGTGTCCTGGCCTGACGTCTCCAGGAGCTAAACTTTATCCTGCAGCTGCTGATACAATCGTG GCAATAATGGCAGAAGGCAAGCAACATGCACTGTGCGTTGGAGTCATGAAGATGTCAGCAGATGATAT AGAGAAGGTCAACAAAGGGATTGGCATTGAGAATATTCACTATTTAAATGACGGCCTCTGGCACATGAAGACGTATAAGTAA
- the c1galt1c1 gene encoding C1GALT1-specific chaperone 1 has product MISESGSFVKGMMLGGIFCILVSLLGHIKVGHITKPHEHRHLQAPKKEDILNLSKDERLELSRSIRVYCIILVKPKDLGHWAAVRETWSKHCDKAEFYSSEKVKVFDSIVLDTDDMWTMMRKAYTLAYENYKDSYNWFFLARPSTFAIIENLKYFLLKQDSSEPFYTGRTETSGDLQYVNVDGGIVLSVESLRRLYKVFQEPDKCPEQGGMIWKLSEDKQLAVCLKYSGIHAENAEDSEKKDVFNTKPVGSLIKEAMSSHPQEVVEGCCSDMAITFSGLAPNHMHVMMYGVYRLRAYGHSFNDALVFLPPPGSDND; this is encoded by the coding sequence ATGATTTCCGAAAGCGGCTCGTTTGTGAAGGGCATGATGCTGGGAGGCATCTTCTGCATTTTGGTGAGCCTCCTCGGACACATTAAGGTGGGCCACATCACGAAACCCCACGAGCACCGGCACCTCCAGGCTCCCAAAAAGGAGGACATTTTGAACCTTTCCAAGGACGAGCGGCTGGAACTGAGCCGGAGCATCCGCGTGTACTGCATCATCCTGGTCAAGCCGAAGGACCTGGGCCACTGGGCCGCCGTGAGAGAGACCTGGAGCAAACATTGCGACAAAGCCGAATTCTACAGCTCGGAGAAAGTCAAAGTCTTTGACTCCATTGTCCTTGACACAGACGACATGTGGACAATGATGCGGAAAGCATACACACTTGCCTATGAGAATTACAAAGATAGCTACAACTGGTTCTTTCTGGCCCGTCCCAGCACTTTCGCCATTATTGAGAATCTGAAATACTTCTTGCTGAAACAGGACTCGTCCGAACCGTTTTACACGGGCCGCACCGAGACGTCCGGGGACCTGCAGTATGTGAACGTGGACGGAGGGATCGTGTTAAGCGTCGAGTCGCTAAGGCGGCTTTACAAGGTTTTCCAGGAGCCGGATAAATGTCCTGAACAGGGAGGCATGATTTGGAAACTGTCCGAAGACAAGCAGTTGGCCGTCTGCTTGAAGTACAGCGGGATCCATGCCGAGAATGCGGAGGACTCTGAAAAAAAGGATGTCTTCAACACAAAGCCGGTTGGCTCACTCATCAAAGAGGCCATGTCCAGTCACCCGCAGGAGGTGGTGGAAGGCTGCTGCTCGGATATGGCCATCACGTTCAGCGGATTGGCTCCCAACCACATGCATGTCATGATGTACGGCGTTTACAGACTCCGAGCCTATGGGCACAGTTTCAACGACGCGCTCGTCTTCCTACCTCCGCCAGGCTCCGATAACGACTGA